One stretch of Gopherus flavomarginatus isolate rGopFla2 chromosome 2, rGopFla2.mat.asm, whole genome shotgun sequence DNA includes these proteins:
- the SFTPB gene encoding pulmonary surfactant-associated protein B: MLELSMVGSRLLLLTLLCGGSALAGSPLAQQGCAEGPTFWCQSLATAMRCGAVKICAQAGWNQAAKEDMCTDCRQIITILTRMAKDSAFKDNIQNYLTHECTLLPLHTLVPQCQKVVDTYFTLFIACLEGQIKPASICGRLGLCPTDPSQDQSQDKCVLQLLQGLHLDLPDGQTQGGHSKDLPFPLPLCWMCRSFVGRIESTIPKGAIAKSMSQLCHLLPGIIGGRCQSLMEKYTTTMLDMLLNKLGPRLICGMLLMCTMGENCSPEPPLVPLLAQSAECQVCIAVMGLAKSTVQANSTVADVEVALLRACSCAHLGWQECKSFMERHWPQLPTLLPKVWDPQSMCQELGACEAGTGPALGPEGCMLGPAYWCSSLETAKQCQAMQHCQAHGWA; this comes from the exons ATGCTTGAGCTCAGCATGGTTGGGTCCCGGCTCCTTCTGCTCACCCTACTCTGCGGAGGCTCAG CCCTGGCTGGGAGCCCGTTGGCCCAGCAGGGCTGTGCCGAGGGCCCAACTTTCTGGTGCCAGAGCCTGGCGACGGCCATGCGGTGTGGTGCAGTGAAGATCTGTGCCCAGGCTGGGTGGAACCAGGCTGCTAAG GAGGACATGTGCACGGACTGCAGGCAAATCATCACCATCCTGACCCGCATGGCCAAAGATTCAGCCTTCAAG gacAACATCCAGAACTACCTGACCCACGAGTgcaccctgctgcccctgcacacCCTGGTGCCACAGTGCCAGAAGGTGGTGGACACATACTTCACTCTCTTCATCGCCTGCCTGGAAGGGCAGATC AAACCTGCCTCCATCTGCGGCAGGCTGGGCCTGTGCCCCACGGACCCATCACAGGACCAGAGCCAGGACAAGTGTGTTCTCCAGCTGCTGCAAGGTCTCCACCTGGACCTTCCCGATGGTCAGACCCAG GGAGGCCACAGCAAGGACCTGCCGTTCCCACTCCCGCTGTGCTGGATGTGCCGCTCCTTCGTCGGCCGGATAGAGTCCACCATCCCCAAG GGGGCCATCGCCAAGTCCATGTCACAACTCTGCCATCTCCTGCCGGGCATCATCGGTGGCAGGTGCCAGTCCCTAATGGAGAAATACACCACCACCATGCTGGACATGCTCCTCAACAAGCTGGGCCCGCGGCTGATCTGCGGGATGCTCCTCATGTGCACCATGGGGGAGAACTGCAGCCCAG AGCCACCCTTGGTGCCGCTCCTTGCCCAGAGCGCCGAGTGCCAGGTCTGCATTGCTGTCATGGGCCTGGCGAAGTCGACCGTGCAGGCGAACAGCACTGTGGCAGATGTGGAGGTGGCTCTGCTCAGGGCCTGCAGCTGTGCCcacctgggctggcaggag tgcaAGAGCTTCATGGAGCGGCACTGGCCCCAGCTGCCGACCTTGCTGCCAAAGGTCTGGGACCCCCAGAGCATGTGCCAG GAACTGGGCGCGTGTGAGGCTGGAACGGGCCCTGCTCTTGGACCTGAGGGCTGCATGCTGGGACCAGCCTACTGGTGCTCCAGCCTGGAGACTGCCAAGCAGTGCCAG GCCATGCAGCACTGCCAGGCCCATGGCTGGGCATAG